From the Nitrospira sp. SG-bin1 genome, one window contains:
- a CDS encoding disulfide bond formation protein DsbA yields MHRSTTWKTGLVAVGGMIWILGMPFTGTAAKPELKGKFEILKDEPSTHQPGKVKVVEFADFYCPHCHHFEETGVPLLQKEFGDKVEITMVGFPVIPGKLPTPFDMYEQAKMMGKGDQMKAVLFRTIHKEKLDGVLDRSIRSILIKEVGLDAAAFEAGLESGKPARLFEEGRRWGERIKVSSTPSLLLDGNIKVDGTNMTPENVITIIRSILDADAKK; encoded by the coding sequence ATGCATCGTTCGACGACGTGGAAGACCGGGCTTGTAGCCGTAGGGGGGATGATCTGGATATTGGGGATGCCGTTCACGGGGACAGCGGCCAAGCCGGAATTGAAGGGGAAGTTTGAAATATTGAAGGATGAGCCGTCGACCCATCAACCGGGGAAGGTAAAGGTGGTCGAGTTCGCGGACTTCTACTGCCCGCATTGCCATCATTTCGAGGAAACCGGGGTGCCGCTGCTCCAGAAGGAGTTTGGGGACAAGGTCGAAATCACCATGGTTGGGTTCCCGGTGATTCCTGGGAAACTGCCGACGCCGTTTGATATGTATGAGCAGGCCAAGATGATGGGCAAGGGCGACCAGATGAAGGCCGTGTTGTTCCGCACCATTCACAAGGAAAAGTTGGACGGGGTACTGGATCGTTCGATTCGGTCCATATTGATCAAGGAGGTCGGCCTGGACGCCGCGGCATTCGAGGCCGGACTGGAAAGTGGAAAACCGGCCCGGCTGTTCGAGGAAGGACGTCGATGGGGCGAGCGGATCAAGGTGTCGTCAACACCGTCGCTCTTGCTGGACGGGAACATCAAAGTGGATGGGACGAACATGACGCCGGAGAATGTCATCACCATCATCCGGAGCATCCTCGATGCCGACGCGAAAAAGTGA